One window of Ziziphus jujuba cultivar Dongzao chromosome 5, ASM3175591v1 genomic DNA carries:
- the LOC107403688 gene encoding probable jasmonic acid carboxyl methyltransferase 2 — METIQILHMNKGAGDTSYAQNSTVQSKIISIAKPVIEEAIIGSLSINIPESMGIADLGCSSGPNTLSVISQIIDVVHAKCCSLGCSSPEFSLFLNDLFNNDFNYIFASLPRFYQNIKKEKGPEFGPFFVSGVPGSFYGRLFPRKSLHFVHSSSSLHWLSQVPPSLESNARTALNKGKLYISKSSPQCVLDAYSLQFHNNFSVFLNSRSEEIVSGGRMVLSLMGRSTSDPTTEDSCYQWELLAQALMSMVSEGLIEEEKVDSFNAPYYAPCAEELKREIQNDGSFVLDHLEAFEIDWDGDGGHVYDTFETQCRGRRVAKTIRAVVESMLESHFGNDMNMDELFRRFEQMVGDYLSKNKTKYMNFVVSLTRN; from the exons ATGGAAACAATCCAAATACTTCACATGAACAAAGGTGCTGGAGACACCAGTTATGCTCAAAACTCCACTGTTCAG AGCAAAATAATATCCATAGCAAAGCCAGTGATTGAGGAAGCCATAATAGGGAGTTTGAGCATAAACATACCAGAAAGCATGGGCATAGCAGACTTGGGTTGCTCATCAGGGCCCAACACTTTGTCAGTGATTTCTCAGATAATAGACGTGGTTCATGCCAAATGCTGCTCCTTAGGCTGCTCATCACCAGAATTTAGTTTGTTCTTAAACGATCTCTTTAACAACGATTTCAACTATATTTTCGCCTCGTTGCCCAGGTTCTACCAAAACATCAAGAAAGAGAAAGGTCCCGAATTCGGACCCTTCTTTGTTTCCGGTGTTCCTGGTTCGTTTTATGGTCGATTGTTTCCCAGAAAGAGTCTGCATTTTGTCCACTCTTCTTCCAGTCTCCACTGGCTTTCTcag gTTCCTCCCAGTCTGGAGAGCAATGCTAGGACGGCCTTAAACAAAGGAAAGCTCTACATTTCTAAAAGCAGTCCACAATGTGTACTGGACGCATACTCACttcaattccacaataattttTCTGTGTTTCTCAATTCTCGTTCAGAAGAAATAGTATCAGGAGGTCGCATGGTTTTGTCTTTGATGGGGAGGAGCACATCTGATCCCACCACTGAAGATAGTTGCTATCAATGGGAGCTCTTAGCCCAAGCATTGATGAGCATGGTTTCAGAG GGTTTAATTGAAGAGGAAAAAGTTGATTCTTTCAACGCTCCCTATTATGCTCCATGCGCTGAAGAATTGAAGAGGGAAATACAAAACGACGGGTCGTTCGTATTGGATCACCTCGAAGCGTTTGAAATCGATTGGGATGGCGACGGTGGACATGTATATGACACGTTTGAAACACAATGTCGTGGACGGCGAGTCGCCAAGACTATAAGAGCCGTGGTTGAATCCATGCTAGAATCTCATTTCGGTAATGATATGAATATGGATGAATTATTTCGAAGGTTTGAACAGATGGTCGGCGATTATTTATCGAAGAACAAAACCAAGTACATGAATTTCGTAGTTTCACTTACAAGGAATTAA